The genomic stretch GAAGCCACCAAGACAAACACTTGGGCGGTTAGGGCGTGGGTTTTGGCTAGGGCTTCGATTTGGGCGTCGGCGGTTGATTCGAAGccggagagggtggagagggcgggCCAGGCGGCGATGTGGATGTGCTTGATCCAACACACTAGGTTAGCATTGAGTtggatcttttttttttttttttttttttttttttttctctagttggggggggggtataCCTGGTTTTGGGCTATGAGGGCCTGGCGGGCACCGTTCATGGTGTTTTCCCAGCAGGCCAAACCGCCGACGTTGAACCCACCCACTGCGGCAAGGGGTTTTACGTCAAGGGTTGCGCCGCCGCCCTGAGCCCAGACCATCCTCTCAACATAGGTAGGCTGCAGCTTCCGATGGACAGAGACAATCTCCCCGTCGGAATCAATCATGACCTGCGAGTTGAAGAGGGTGTACCCACCCTCCATCCGCTCCGACACCCCTAGGCTGATCCCCacgtttttttctttgcaGGCTTGGGCCACGGCGGCTAGGTCGGATGATACGACGACTGATTCTTCTGCGTATCTTGCCAGAGCTGGAGATGTGTCAGTAatgggaggtggaaaagggagcgcggggggggggaagtgaCAAACCAGGAGCTTGCGTAATAGGGGGGTAGCACTCAATAAAATAGGGGTATCCAGGGACAAACGTCTCGGGAAAGGCCAAGAATCTGACTTGTTCAGAGGCAGCTTGCTCAATAAGACTGATCACTTTGGCCAAGGTGGCGGATTTGTTCATAAAGATTGGGGAGGCATGGACAACTGCTACTTTGAACTTTGTTTCCGAGGGCGCCATTTTGGATGCTGGTTTTCTTGAATGCAGTGAAGAGAAATAGGGGGTTGGATACGGTAATGTGGACGTCTTGTGTCAAAAGTAAATATATGACGAACTTTGTTTATGAACTATACGCTCACGCTCACTCAGTAAGAGCGTGGGCTGGTAAAAAGAACAAGGCCCAAAAGATAACAGCAGCGGGGTAAAAACCTGGAGAAAGCGGGGGAATCTTTTGTGAGGAGAAAAATCATGGGGATGCTTGCTTGTTCATATCTAGACTAGATCGACCAATGCCGGCCGTCTTGGGGATATGTATATATGTAAGTAGTAAGCCGTGACACGATAGCTCTGTTTCTTCTGGTGATTGAGTGGTGTAGATCGGACTCTGACTGCATAACCTGTATAAGACTGAGATAAGAGcagcaagaaaaagaaaaggactACCTGCTATGAATGCTAAATTACCGTGCTCTTGATCACCGCTAGTGTTGAGAGTATCTGATCTACCAGAACCCCATTGCTAATTCATCGATAAAAGACCACCGGTCCCCAAAAAGAGACGGCGTCCACCCATCCATCGTCTCGTCTTTATCACATTAATCCAACACTTCATCTCTCTTGGCTCATCCACTCATCCAACAACCAAGTTTCTCTACCTACACACCCACCCCATAATCAcatctccccttcccatgtCACATCCCCGAAACCCTCATAGCACCATACCCAACcgtcaccacaaccaccaacgTCAAAACACTACTCGGCACCCCCCTGCTGATAAAATGCTTCACCTGCAAATACCTCTGCCCCGCCGGATCCTCCTTCATAATAGCAGCTATCAAACAAGTCAGCCTCCGTCCCATTCATCATCAggattaaaaaaataaaatgaaaagtaaaaaaactTACTCATATTCGGAAACCCACTCGTCGGCAACCCCATCGCAGCACTGCACATCAGCACCCccgtcatcaccaacaagtTCGGATGTggctcctccagccccttGCCAACGTTGTACACCAGCGGCAAAATAATCAACGCCGCCACCGTGTGACTGATAAAAGTCGCAATCACCAAAATCAAAGTCGAAAACACGACCAAAATCCCATACAGCGAAAAGTCCTCAACCTGAGCCGTGATCTCCCTCGTGACGGTGTGCAACAAGCCGGAAGAGTTCACCGCCTTGCCCAACGACAaccccccagcagcaagaaTGATAATGGTCCAGGGAAAGTTGTTAAAGTCTTCTTTCGTGAGGATACCAACGCCAAAGAAGAGCACAATGGggatgatggcgatgacgcCCATGTCGCCAAAGACATTCTCCAAAGTGTGAGATGCGCACCAGAGGCCGATCGTGGCGACGGTGACGATTGTCACAAACCACTGGATACCCGTGAAAGGGTCCTTGATGGGGCGGGTGGGCACAATGGTGGTGCCACGCCCGGGTTTGAACGtcaccagc from Podospora pseudopauciseta strain CBS 411.78 chromosome 3, whole genome shotgun sequence encodes the following:
- a CDS encoding hypothetical protein (EggNog:ENOG503NX61; COG:E), which translates into the protein MAPSETKFKVAVVHASPIFMNKSATLAKVISLIEQAASEQVRFLAFPETFVPGYPYFIECYPPITQAPALARYAEESVVVSSDLAAVAQACKEKNVGISLGVSERMEGGYTLFNSQVMIDSDGEIVSVHRKLQPTYVERMVWAQGGGATLDVKPLAAVGGFNVGGLACWENTMNGARQALIAQNQHIHIAAWPALSTLSGFESTADAQIEALAKTHALTAQVFVLVASNYVDQTCLDWMAANLGPQSFVKPGGGWSSIIHPFCSLLAAPVEGGKSGDVLVKAEIDLSDLKTVKVWIDSNGHYARPEVVQFSLDKTPLWEDEKRGEGWWRKEGSTSANRVRVGNGGKEEGGEERGGGDRSFRTGGKRVTQKWWIPQITNNIIRSNAHHYPNYTPQNNAKKKENKKDRGYHVPISNYALCL